The Natronogracilivirga saccharolytica genome includes a window with the following:
- a CDS encoding methyl-accepting chemotaxis protein: MQNQKQKYTLGAKIKAGFIAVGLFAVVLGGVSMYVMNSVEDDTNWLIEGNLPEWRAYWYLEYHTQEAGYFMSRYAHMQESGDFEEAKRAVSDFRNELDAGRTLADEQGMDGLNESMAAIEAVLAGFDRTMNRLGQYLQGMEEDRERAMQGLMGYMQSLNRLEQHIREEEEEQVVRESMTRLSGIRNSTSELHTMVLRAEKDHDTSLITPILDGLGDLESNVRLMNDIGGSSEMAGLVDGVAEGVQQTAEGLTPFLERIRNISEANEEFLTDYDALLGEIYEHSTGAIDEGLAHGETVSGLLNTAMMILGAGFIILLLAAAGIGFGLTNNITKSIRKIISNLTAGAGQVNASSSQLSSTSQELSEGASEQAAGLQQTSSSLEEFSAQIKKNAENSSEAERAMQEAGPLVESGVNAMERMNRTMEEVREASNETSEIIKTIEDIAFQTNLLALNAAVEAARAGDAGKGFAVVAEEVRSLAKRSSEAVEKTSQMIQKSQDSTERGTAVAGEVAENLQKIRESAGKVSTLVEEISAAGKEQASGVSEIQTVMSEMDRVVQQNASGSEESASAAEELSSQAEELNAMVADLVALVGHGGSRQNGTAAVAPHSGNGHGRDKREVSYDEEWETDAESSGSGNNSREQQKALQEW, encoded by the coding sequence ATGCAAAATCAGAAGCAGAAGTACACACTGGGGGCAAAAATCAAGGCGGGGTTTATTGCAGTCGGACTTTTTGCCGTTGTACTCGGCGGTGTCAGCATGTATGTGATGAATTCCGTCGAGGATGATACCAACTGGCTGATTGAGGGTAACCTGCCCGAATGGCGCGCCTACTGGTATCTGGAATACCACACCCAGGAAGCCGGATATTTCATGTCCCGATATGCTCACATGCAGGAGTCCGGCGATTTTGAAGAGGCAAAGCGTGCGGTTTCGGATTTTCGCAATGAACTCGATGCAGGCCGGACGCTTGCCGATGAGCAGGGCATGGATGGTCTGAACGAAAGCATGGCAGCCATCGAAGCAGTGCTTGCCGGTTTTGACCGCACCATGAACCGGCTCGGACAGTATCTGCAGGGGATGGAAGAGGACCGGGAACGCGCCATGCAGGGACTCATGGGCTATATGCAAAGCCTGAACAGACTTGAACAGCACATCCGGGAAGAGGAAGAGGAACAGGTGGTTCGTGAGTCAATGACCCGGCTTTCCGGAATCCGGAACAGCACCAGCGAGCTCCACACCATGGTGCTGAGAGCGGAAAAAGATCATGATACTTCGCTGATTACCCCCATTCTGGACGGACTCGGTGATCTTGAATCGAATGTCCGGCTGATGAATGATATCGGAGGAAGTTCTGAAATGGCCGGACTGGTGGATGGCGTGGCTGAAGGTGTGCAGCAAACTGCGGAGGGACTGACCCCGTTCCTTGAGCGCATACGGAACATCAGCGAAGCCAACGAGGAATTTCTGACCGATTATGATGCCTTGTTGGGCGAGATCTACGAGCATTCTACCGGTGCCATCGACGAGGGGCTGGCTCACGGCGAAACGGTATCTGGACTGCTCAACACGGCAATGATGATACTCGGGGCCGGTTTTATTATTCTGCTGCTGGCCGCTGCAGGGATCGGCTTTGGACTCACGAACAACATCACCAAATCCATCCGGAAAATTATCAGCAATCTGACAGCGGGTGCCGGGCAGGTCAACGCTTCGTCTTCACAGCTTTCAAGTACCAGTCAGGAGCTGTCGGAAGGGGCAAGCGAACAGGCTGCCGGGCTGCAGCAGACCAGCTCATCTCTGGAAGAGTTTTCCGCTCAGATCAAGAAAAATGCGGAAAATTCATCAGAGGCCGAACGTGCGATGCAGGAGGCCGGACCGCTCGTGGAGAGTGGAGTCAACGCGATGGAGCGTATGAACCGGACCATGGAGGAGGTGCGTGAGGCATCGAACGAGACCTCCGAAATCATCAAGACGATCGAAGACATTGCATTTCAGACGAATCTGCTTGCACTTAATGCGGCTGTCGAGGCGGCAAGGGCCGGCGATGCCGGGAAAGGCTTTGCCGTGGTGGCGGAAGAGGTTCGCTCACTTGCCAAACGGAGCTCTGAAGCTGTCGAAAAGACTTCGCAGATGATTCAGAAGTCACAGGATAGCACCGAACGGGGTACCGCAGTAGCCGGTGAGGTTGCAGAAAATCTGCAGAAAATCAGAGAGAGCGCCGGAAAAGTAAGTACGCTGGTCGAGGAAATATCAGCGGCAGGCAAAGAGCAGGCAAGCGGCGTTTCGGAAATCCAGACCGTGATGAGCGAAATGGACCGGGTGGTTCAGCAGAACGCATCGGGCTCTGAAGAAAGCGCCAGTGCGGCGGAAGAGCTGTCCTCCCAGGCCGAAGAGCTCAACGCCATGGTTGCTGATTTGGTGGCGCTGGTTGGACACGGAGGATCCCGTCAAAACGGTACCGCAGCTGTCGCGCCGCATTCCGGAAACGGACATGGGCGTGACAAGCGGGAGGTCTCTTATGATGAGGAATGGGAGACCGATGCGGAAAGCAGCGGGTCAGGAAACAACAGCCGGGAGCAGCAAAAGGCCTTGCAGGAGTGGTAA
- a CDS encoding DUF418 domain-containing protein has product MNPLTATSRRERIPELDLLRGFALFGIIMVNVQFIGLPFFKALTDLHPFTDPLSQFSKGLVGILLEGKFITLFSFMFGFGFWMFTHRARERGRTAGPLFFWRIFLLALFGAAHATLFWAGDILIPYAILGLLLLIFLNRSDKTVRIWMVLFPAFQVLLVVGFVVLVQWALTIPEAKDEVMAGFDEARMQMEQLTAATLQAYQSSSWTAMIPVRLQELAFVYQGYLFGGIGFFYLFGLFLAGMLAGRQGWFENLEEKLHVIRKRAPWLLLAGLAIAIPAYILYLRADILIPDWNSAAYITLFVVGTPLLSSAYAMLLILGYHRWRRARIWEWLGSAGRMSLTVYLTQSVILTTVFYGHGLGLMMKVPVAGMLLIALATFVLQVAAAHWWMQRFTMGPLEWLWRAATYGYLPALKRRMEEAE; this is encoded by the coding sequence ATGAACCCACTTACCGCCACCTCCCGCCGGGAACGCATCCCCGAACTCGACCTGCTGCGGGGTTTCGCCCTCTTCGGCATCATCATGGTCAATGTGCAGTTTATCGGTCTGCCGTTTTTCAAGGCGCTGACCGACCTACACCCTTTTACCGACCCCCTGAGCCAGTTCAGTAAAGGTCTCGTAGGAATTCTCCTCGAAGGCAAGTTCATCACCCTCTTCTCTTTCATGTTCGGCTTCGGATTCTGGATGTTTACCCATCGCGCACGGGAGCGCGGACGCACGGCCGGCCCGCTCTTCTTCTGGCGCATTTTTCTGCTTGCACTGTTCGGCGCGGCACACGCCACCCTGTTCTGGGCAGGTGACATCCTCATCCCCTACGCCATCCTGGGGCTGCTACTTCTGATTTTTCTAAACCGGTCGGACAAAACCGTGCGTATCTGGATGGTGCTCTTTCCCGCATTCCAGGTTCTGCTGGTGGTCGGATTCGTTGTCCTTGTTCAGTGGGCGCTGACGATTCCGGAGGCAAAAGATGAGGTAATGGCCGGATTTGACGAAGCACGCATGCAGATGGAGCAACTCACCGCCGCAACCCTGCAGGCCTATCAGTCGTCCAGCTGGACTGCCATGATCCCGGTCCGGCTGCAGGAGCTCGCTTTCGTCTACCAGGGGTATCTGTTCGGCGGCATCGGGTTCTTTTATCTGTTCGGACTGTTCCTCGCCGGAATGCTTGCCGGACGCCAGGGATGGTTTGAGAACCTTGAGGAAAAGCTGCATGTAATCCGCAAGCGTGCTCCCTGGCTTTTGCTTGCCGGACTCGCCATTGCCATCCCGGCATACATTCTCTATCTCCGGGCGGATATCCTCATCCCGGACTGGAACTCGGCAGCCTACATCACTCTCTTTGTGGTCGGCACCCCGTTACTTTCTTCTGCCTACGCAATGCTTCTGATCCTTGGCTATCACCGATGGCGCCGGGCGCGCATCTGGGAGTGGCTGGGTTCCGCCGGACGCATGTCGCTGACCGTATATCTGACTCAGTCAGTCATTCTGACTACGGTATTTTACGGACACGGCCTCGGCCTGATGATGAAGGTGCCTGTTGCGGGGATGCTGCTCATCGCCCTGGCCACTTTTGTGCTTCAGGTTGCCGCCGCCCACTGGTGGATGCAGCGGTTTACCATGGGACCTCTGGAGTGGCTCTGGCGCGCGGCGACGTACGGATATCTTCCCGCGCTGAAAAGGAGAATGGAAGAGGCAGAATAG
- a CDS encoding flagellin produces the protein MSSFGDLNRVNTNIQSLDAQLSLNRINRGLAENQLRLSTGLRINRAEDDAAGYSIATKLNSRVAGLEQALQNVGDAKSVLDIAESSFDTIMDNLIEMKGLATQAANDTLGEQERGYIGEQIQALGNDINEIANQTVFQDFQLLNGAISDDGSEAWAGEGDPTLTGTFGLTFQVGERAQDTLQTGIEAVNVASLFGVDVGTSDAVEGVTADGTTSIANIRVVHENDPGAQGELVFNDGADPAVAATAEDFRHFIGAIDNAIDSMADRVNEVGVAQSSLTVREVTLSQSISANQSASSRIMDTDFAKEQSESIRLQILQQTAVSALAQANQGPQSVLGFLG, from the coding sequence ATGTCAAGTTTTGGTGATCTTAACAGAGTGAATACCAACATCCAGTCGTTGGATGCTCAGCTCTCACTGAATCGCATTAACAGAGGGCTGGCTGAAAACCAGCTCCGATTGTCGACCGGTCTGCGGATCAACCGCGCCGAAGACGATGCCGCAGGCTATTCCATTGCAACCAAGCTGAACAGCCGCGTTGCAGGTCTGGAACAAGCCCTGCAGAACGTCGGTGATGCCAAGTCCGTTCTGGACATCGCCGAGTCCAGCTTCGATACGATTATGGATAACCTGATCGAAATGAAAGGTCTGGCCACCCAGGCTGCCAATGACACCCTCGGTGAGCAGGAAAGAGGATACATTGGTGAGCAAATTCAGGCCCTTGGAAACGACATCAATGAAATTGCAAATCAAACGGTATTCCAGGATTTTCAATTGCTGAATGGTGCCATTTCTGATGATGGCTCTGAAGCATGGGCCGGTGAAGGCGATCCGACTTTAACAGGTACTTTTGGACTTACCTTTCAGGTTGGAGAGCGAGCTCAGGATACCTTGCAAACCGGCATAGAAGCAGTTAATGTTGCTTCCCTTTTTGGTGTTGATGTTGGAACATCCGATGCAGTCGAAGGTGTTACCGCCGATGGTACTACAAGTATTGCTAATATTCGGGTGGTTCATGAAAACGATCCCGGGGCACAAGGAGAGCTGGTTTTCAATGATGGAGCAGATCCAGCAGTAGCTGCCACTGCTGAAGACTTCCGTCATTTCATCGGCGCCATTGACAACGCAATCGACAGCATGGCCGACCGCGTCAATGAAGTCGGTGTCGCTCAATCTTCATTGACCGTTCGCGAAGTCACCCTTTCGCAGTCCATCAGCGCCAACCAGTCGGCATCCAGCCGTATCATGGACACTGACTTCGCAAAGGAACAAAGTGAATCTATCCGATTGCAAATCCTGCAGCAGACAGCTGTATCCGCTCTGGCCCAGGCCAACCAGGGTCCGCAGTCTGTTCTCGGATTCCTCGGATAA
- a CDS encoding flagellin, protein MSSFGDLNRVNTNIQSLDSQLSLNRINRDMADNQLRMSTGLRINRAEDDAAGYSIATKLDSRVEGLEQALQNVGDAKSVLDIAESSFDTIMDNLIEMKGLATQAANDTLGEQEREYIGEQIQALGNDINEIANQTVFQDFQLLNGALSDGDPTLEDSLGLTFQVGERAQDILSTDIEAVNVANLFDVEVGTTGEVTGVTAGGTGAITNIQVAHDNDPGEQGELVFESGNGTAAGAQDFREFIGAIDNAIDSMADRVNEVGVAQSSLSVREVTLSESVSANESASSRIMDTDFAKEQSESVRLQILQQTATSALAQANQGPQSVLGFLG, encoded by the coding sequence ATGTCAAGCTTTGGAGATCTCAACAGAGTAAATACCAATATTCAGTCGCTGGATTCCCAGCTGTCACTGAACCGAATCAACCGCGACATGGCCGACAACCAGCTCAGAATGTCGACCGGTTTGCGGATCAACCGCGCCGAAGACGATGCTGCCGGCTATTCCATTGCAACCAAACTGGACAGCCGTGTGGAAGGCCTCGAGCAGGCCCTGCAGAACGTAGGTGATGCCAAGTCCGTTCTGGACATTGCCGAGTCCAGCTTCGATACGATCATGGATAACCTGATCGAAATGAAAGGTCTGGCCACCCAGGCGGCCAATGACACCCTCGGTGAGCAGGAAAGAGAATACATTGGTGAGCAAATCCAGGCTCTTGGAAATGACATCAACGAAATTGCAAATCAAACGGTGTTCCAGGATTTTCAATTGCTGAATGGAGCTCTTAGCGATGGAGATCCAACACTCGAAGATTCACTTGGTTTAACTTTTCAGGTTGGAGAACGTGCCCAGGATATATTATCTACTGATATCGAAGCTGTTAATGTTGCCAACCTCTTTGATGTTGAAGTTGGTACAACAGGTGAAGTAACAGGTGTTACTGCCGGTGGAACTGGAGCGATTACAAATATTCAAGTAGCTCACGATAATGATCCCGGTGAGCAAGGCGAACTCGTATTTGAGTCTGGAAATGGTACCGCGGCAGGAGCTCAGGATTTCCGTGAGTTCATCGGCGCCATCGACAACGCGATTGACAGTATGGCTGACCGTGTCAATGAAGTCGGTGTTGCCCAGTCATCACTCAGCGTCCGCGAAGTTACGCTCTCCGAGTCAGTCAGCGCCAACGAATCGGCGTCCAGTCGCATCATGGACACCGACTTCGCCAAAGAGCAAAGTGAATCCGTGAGACTGCAGATCCTGCAGCAAACGGCTACTTCCGCTCTGGCGCAAGCCAACCAGGGACCGCAATCCGTTCTCGGATTTCTCGGATAA
- a CDS encoding flagellin: MSSFGDLNRVNTNIQSLDSQLSLNRINRDMADNQLRMSTGLRINRAEDDAAGYSIATKLDSRVEGLEQALQNVGDAKSVLDITESSFDTIMDNLIEMKGLATQAANDTLGDQEREYIGEQISALGNDINEIANQTVFQDFQLLNGDLDTDGDPTLSGTFGLTFQVGERAQDTLDTGIEAVNVAALFDAQGGDPVEGVTAGGAEDIANIRVEGTVADGAQGELVFNDGADPAVAATAEDFRHFIGAIDNAIDSMADRVNEVGVAQSSLSVREVTLSESVSANESASSRIMDTDFAKEQSESVRLQILQQTATSALAQANQGPQSVLGFLG, translated from the coding sequence ATGTCAAGCTTTGGAGATCTTAACAGAGTAAATACAAATATTCAGTCGCTGGATTCCCAGCTGTCACTGAACCGAATCAACCGCGACATGGCCGACAACCAGCTCAGAATGTCGACCGGTCTGCGGATCAACCGCGCAGAAGACGATGCTGCCGGCTATTCCATTGCAACCAAACTGGACAGCCGTGTGGAAGGCCTCGAGCAGGCACTTCAGAACGTCGGTGATGCCAAGTCCGTTCTGGACATTACTGAATCCAGCTTCGATACGATCATGGATAACCTGATCGAAATGAAAGGTCTGGCTACACAGGCTGCAAATGACACCCTTGGTGATCAGGAAAGAGAATACATTGGTGAGCAAATTTCTGCACTTGGTAATGATATCAATGAAATAGCCAATCAGACGGTATTCCAGGATTTTCAATTGCTTAATGGTGATCTTGATACTGACGGGGATCCAACATTATCAGGCACGTTCGGACTGACCTTCCAGGTTGGTGAAAGAGCTCAGGATACATTGGATACAGGTATTGAAGCTGTAAACGTTGCTGCGCTTTTTGATGCACAAGGTGGAGACCCAGTAGAAGGTGTCACTGCAGGTGGTGCTGAAGATATTGCAAATATCAGAGTTGAAGGAACTGTAGCAGATGGAGCCCAAGGTGAGTTGGTTTTCAATGATGGAGCAGATCCAGCAGTAGCTGCCACTGCTGAAGACTTCCGTCATTTCATCGGCGCCATTGACAACGCAATCGACAGCATGGCCGACCGCGTCAATGAAGTCGGTGTAGCCCAATCTTCACTCAGCGTCCGCGAAGTTACGCTCTCCGAGTCAGTCAGCGCCAACGAATCGGCGTCCAGTCGCATCATGGACACCGACTTCGCCAAAGAGCAAAGTGAATCCGTGAGACTGCAGATCCTGCAGCAAACGGCTACTTCCGCTCTGGCGCAAGCCAACCAGGGACCGCAATCCGTTCTCGGATTTCTCGGATAA
- a CDS encoding flagellin: protein MSSFGDLNRINTNIQSRDSQLSLNRINRNLAENQMRMSTGLRINKAEDDAAGYSIATKLNSRVTGLDQALQNVGDAKSVLDIAESSFDTIMDSLIEMKGLATQAANDTLGAEERKYIGEQIFALGDDINEIANQSVFQDYELLNGDDGDFETDLTLVFQVGERAQDVLEANLSPVNVAALFDGDENGITGFTAGDGADGSTIDNIILDTTDTGPGTQGSLVFNSQIDEDGDAAEATDFRAFIGAVDEAINRMSERVNDIGMSQSSLSVREVTLSQSISANEAAASRIMDTDFAKEQSESVRLQILQQTATSSLAQANQGPQSVLGFIGG from the coding sequence ATGTCAAGTTTTGGAGATTTAAACCGGATCAACACCAACATCCAGTCCCGCGACTCCCAGCTGTCGCTGAACCGCATCAACCGGAACCTTGCAGAGAATCAGATGCGGATGTCAACCGGTCTGCGGATCAACAAGGCCGAAGACGATGCAGCCGGATATTCCATCGCAACAAAACTGAACAGCCGGGTCACGGGACTCGATCAGGCGCTGCAGAACGTCGGTGATGCCAAGTCGGTCCTCGATATAGCCGAATCCAGCTTCGATACAATCATGGACAGTCTGATTGAGATGAAGGGACTGGCCACCCAGGCGGCCAACGACACGCTCGGCGCTGAAGAACGTAAATACATCGGAGAGCAGATCTTCGCTCTCGGCGATGATATCAATGAAATCGCCAATCAGTCGGTATTTCAGGATTACGAGTTGCTGAACGGCGATGATGGTGATTTTGAGACGGACCTTACCCTGGTATTCCAGGTCGGCGAACGCGCCCAGGATGTTCTGGAAGCAAATCTGAGTCCGGTCAATGTGGCGGCGCTGTTTGATGGTGATGAGAATGGCATCACTGGCTTTACAGCGGGCGATGGTGCGGATGGATCCACTATTGATAATATCATTCTCGATACAACCGATACCGGACCCGGAACCCAGGGAAGCCTGGTATTCAATAGTCAAATTGACGAAGATGGCGATGCGGCCGAAGCGACCGATTTCCGGGCGTTCATAGGTGCCGTCGACGAAGCCATCAACCGGATGTCCGAGCGTGTAAATGACATCGGCATGTCCCAGTCATCGCTCTCCGTTCGTGAAGTGACGTTGTCACAGTCAATAAGTGCCAATGAGGCGGCGGCCAGCCGGATCATGGACACCGATTTTGCCAAAGAGCAAAGTGAATCCGTTCGTCTGCAGATTCTGCAGCAAACGGCTACATCATCACTGGCGCAAGCCAATCAGGGTCCGCAGTCTGTACTCGGTTTCATTGGCGGATAA
- a CDS encoding sensor histidine kinase, with protein MVQHLYESQTQQNEEAQDNHFSEDQTAIDDILDQNDSGASPVFSLLKQINDLASRQKQSEHQAEVSKKMLSMTSHDLMSPINAITGYLDLMKHSLDAGVDPDQLADYRMRIKSGISDLSAIVQNLRELAHSESVEDASLPCEVDINWVVREVCEIMDGAAVAKEHVLISTFTSTPAHVNADIPQLKRVIYNLVSNAIKYTHRGGLIRVNVRKERNEVKVIVRDNGIGIPEEEHCNIFKPNNKLQSCGTEDEPSSGLGLYICSRFAEAMNGYLTVESEQNKGSVFTLHLPNI; from the coding sequence ATGGTACAACATCTTTACGAATCTCAGACGCAGCAAAATGAAGAAGCGCAGGACAACCATTTCTCAGAGGATCAAACAGCGATTGACGATATTCTGGATCAGAACGATTCCGGTGCCTCACCGGTATTCAGTCTGCTGAAGCAGATCAACGATCTGGCATCCCGGCAGAAACAATCGGAGCACCAGGCTGAGGTCAGCAAAAAAATGCTCAGTATGACTTCGCACGATCTCATGTCGCCTATCAATGCCATCACCGGGTACCTGGATCTGATGAAACACAGTCTGGATGCGGGTGTGGATCCCGACCAGCTCGCGGATTACCGCATGCGCATTAAAAGCGGGATCAGCGACCTGAGCGCCATAGTGCAGAATCTGCGTGAACTTGCCCATTCCGAAAGTGTAGAGGATGCTTCTCTTCCCTGCGAGGTGGATATCAACTGGGTCGTCCGTGAAGTATGTGAAATAATGGACGGTGCCGCTGTAGCCAAGGAGCATGTTCTCATCAGCACGTTCACTTCAACACCCGCCCACGTGAATGCCGATATTCCGCAACTCAAACGGGTCATCTACAACCTGGTCAGCAACGCTATCAAATACACCCACCGCGGGGGGCTGATCCGTGTCAATGTCAGAAAAGAAAGAAATGAAGTGAAAGTTATTGTCCGCGACAACGGAATTGGTATCCCGGAAGAGGAGCACTGCAACATATTCAAGCCAAACAACAAACTTCAGAGTTGCGGAACCGAAGATGAACCGTCGTCCGGACTCGGCCTCTATATCTGCTCCCGTTTTGCCGAAGCCATGAACGGGTATCTGACGGTCGAAAGCGAACAGAACAAAGGTTCCGTGTTCACCCTGCACCTGCCCAATATCTGA